The following coding sequences are from one Candidatus Micrarchaeia archaeon window:
- a CDS encoding HemK2/MTQ2 family protein methyltransferase, giving the protein MIAGLKLDVGEEVYEPAEDSFLLARHAELLRGRILDMGCGCGIQALACAKACAENLVVGVDINPRAVENSRANAEKNGAGNAEFLVSDLFSNVKGKFDAIVFNPPYLPTARSERLEGNANAAFDGGKDGRKVTDRFIREFPKYLKPGGKVLLVESSLAGIEKTLGKLRNAGFDAKVVDEERFFFEKIVVIEAGAPAGGSRRKWRKQI; this is encoded by the coding sequence TCCTTCTCGCAAGGCACGCTGAACTCCTGAGGGGCAGGATACTCGACATGGGGTGCGGATGCGGAATACAGGCGCTAGCATGCGCGAAAGCGTGCGCTGAAAACCTCGTTGTTGGGGTGGACATAAACCCGCGTGCCGTGGAAAACTCCAGGGCGAACGCTGAAAAAAATGGAGCCGGGAACGCGGAATTCCTGGTGAGCGACCTTTTTTCCAACGTGAAGGGAAAGTTCGACGCGATTGTTTTCAACCCGCCGTACCTTCCCACTGCCCGAAGCGAAAGGCTGGAAGGAAATGCGAATGCTGCATTCGACGGCGGGAAGGATGGGAGGAAGGTTACGGACCGATTCATCCGTGAATTTCCAAAATACCTGAAACCCGGCGGGAAAGTGCTGCTCGTGGAAAGCAGCCTTGCAGGGATAGAAAAAACGCTCGGGAAGCTCAGGAACGCCGGATTCGATGCAAAGGTCGTGGATGAGGAGAGGTTCTTCTTTGAAAAAATAGTTGTAATCGAGGCCGGAGCGCCTGCAGGAGGAAGCAGAAGGAAATGGCGGAAGCAAATCTAG